A window of the Streptomyces sp. NBC_00250 genome harbors these coding sequences:
- a CDS encoding GlxA family transcriptional regulator has product MPSSPRPTVPSPHRVAVLALPGLLPFELGIPHRIFGRAHDAEGRLLYEIVTCAPVAGPVPTDADFSIHVEHGPEALATADTVVVPASYELGPVYDEGRLTDELAAALAHIRPGTRLVSICTGGYVLAAAGYLDGRPATTHWSSAEHFQRLFPRVRVDADVLFVDDGDVLTSAGVAAGIDLCLHIVRRDHGTAVANDVARRTVVPPHRDGGQAQYIERPLPEAGTHTTTTARAWALAHLHEPIQLRDLAEKEAMSVRTFTRRFRDEVGISPGQWLTQQRVERARHLLESTGLPVDRVAQDAGFGTAQSLRVHLMGAIGVTPTSYRRTFRTAASASSEAASEAAEAASEAAEAASEAAEAAWDASS; this is encoded by the coding sequence GTGCCCTCGTCACCGAGGCCGACCGTCCCGTCCCCGCACCGCGTCGCCGTGCTCGCGCTGCCCGGTCTGCTCCCCTTCGAACTGGGCATCCCGCACCGCATCTTCGGCCGTGCGCACGACGCCGAGGGGCGGCTGCTGTACGAGATCGTGACCTGCGCGCCGGTCGCCGGCCCGGTGCCGACGGACGCGGACTTCTCGATCCACGTCGAGCACGGCCCGGAGGCCCTCGCCACCGCCGACACCGTCGTCGTACCGGCCTCGTACGAGCTGGGTCCGGTCTACGACGAGGGCCGGCTCACCGACGAACTGGCCGCCGCGCTCGCCCACATCCGGCCCGGCACCCGGCTCGTCTCCATCTGCACCGGCGGGTACGTGCTCGCCGCCGCCGGGTACCTCGACGGACGCCCGGCCACCACCCACTGGTCCTCTGCCGAGCACTTCCAGCGGCTCTTCCCGCGCGTACGGGTCGACGCGGACGTGCTGTTCGTCGACGACGGCGACGTCCTCACCTCGGCGGGCGTGGCCGCCGGGATCGACCTGTGCCTGCACATCGTGCGCCGCGACCACGGCACGGCGGTCGCCAACGACGTCGCCCGCAGGACCGTCGTACCGCCGCACCGGGACGGCGGTCAGGCCCAGTACATCGAGCGGCCCCTGCCGGAGGCCGGCACCCACACCACGACCACCGCGCGGGCCTGGGCGCTCGCCCACCTCCACGAGCCGATCCAGCTGCGGGACCTGGCCGAGAAGGAGGCGATGAGCGTACGGACGTTCACCCGCCGCTTCCGCGACGAGGTGGGCATCAGCCCCGGCCAGTGGCTCACCCAGCAGCGGGTCGAACGCGCCCGGCACCTCCTGGAGTCCACCGGCCTGCCCGTCGACCGGGTCGCGCAGGACGCCGGCTTCGGCACGGCGCAGTCGCTGCGGGTGCACCTGATGGGCGCGATCGGGGTGACACCGACGTCCTACCGGCGGACGTTCCGCACGGCCGCGTCGGCGTCCTCGGAGGCCGCTTCGGAGGCCGCGGAGGCCGCTTCGGAGGCCGCGGAGGCCGCTTCGGAGGCCGCGGAGGCCGCTTGGGACGCCTCCTCCTGA